A genomic window from Solanum dulcamara chromosome 11, daSolDulc1.2, whole genome shotgun sequence includes:
- the LOC129874503 gene encoding transcription termination factor MTEF18, mitochondrial-like → MLVIRKVRKSASWKMISQLNHLFITPISEKSSTSHSPQKFSSLNIRCFRSVSVPELTTQTPISPAMNKISRVARTDGQAVLFDYLHCTRGFNYVDADHISKNSPCFLQSLLSKVDNDQDVTRALTRYFRYHPINEFEPFFESLGLKQSEVTSMLPRDLIFLSDDHVLIDNYHVLCYYGIPRTKIGKIYKEATEIFGYDHGVLDMKLRAHENLGLSRSTVIKLVTCSPTLLLGEMNSELIQVLEKLKIIGFENDWMGRYLSNKHSYNWGRMLSTLRFLNEVGYSDEKMVTLFQMNPAFLFEGSGKQIYVLVGQLLKLGVKMNDIYSLFCQNPNILSLNCTKNLWHALYFLLEIGLEIERIANIVSTHIQLLGSHSLKGPKTVLRGFKGDKCRLCQTIKDDPLNLFRLASKSKSNVEKMTSQDPGKVFQKTTFLLRLGYLENSDEMAKALKQFRGRGDQLQERFDCLVNAGLDCNVVINMIKQAPTTLNQGKDVLEKKIVLLKTYYPVESIVSFPSYLCYDVDRVHIRFSMYAWLKQKGAAKPTLSVSTLLACSDARFVKYFVDIHPEGPAMWESLKS, encoded by the coding sequence ATGCTAGTAATTCGGAAAGTTCGAAAAAGTGCATCTTGGAAAATGATATCTCAGCTCAATCATCTGTTTATTACTCCAATTTCTGAAAAGAGTTCCACTTCTCATAGTCCACAGAAATTTTCATCATTGAATATTCGATGCTTTCGTAGTGTTTCAGTCCCTGAATTGACAACTCAGACACCCATTTCCCCTGCTATGAATAAAATATCGCGGGTTGCAAGAACTGATGGACAAGCAGTACTCTTTGATTACTTGCATTGTACAAGAGGTTTTAATTATGTAGATGCTGATCACATTAGCAAGAACTCACCTTGTTTCCTTCAAAGCTTGCTGTCTAAGGTTGATAATGATCAAGATGTAACAAGGGCATTGACCCGTTACTTCAGGTACCATCCGATTAATGAGTTTGAGCCGTTTTTCGAGAGCTTGGGGTTGAAACAATCTGAGGTTACATCTATGCTTCCACgagatttgatatttttgagtgaTGATCatgtcttgattgataattatcATGTTCTTTGTTATTATGGAATCCCTCGCACTAAAATTGGGAAGATATATAAGGAAGCGACTGAGATATTTGGATATGACCATGGAGTATTAGATATGAAATTGAGGGCTCACGAGAACCTTGGTTTGAGCAGATCAACAGTTATAAAGTTGGTGACTTGTTCCCCTACTCTTTTGCTTGGTGAGATGAACAGTGAACTTATTCAGGTTCTTGAAAAACTGAAAATTATAGGGTTTGAAAATGATTGGATGGGAAGATATTTATCCAACAAGCACTCCTACAATTGGGGTAGAATGCTTAGCACATTGCGTTTTCTCAATGAAGTAGGATATAGTGATGAAAAGATGGTGACTTTGTTTCAGATGAACCCTGCATTCTTAtttgaaggctctggaaaacAGATTTATGTATTGGTTGGGCAATTACTGAAGTTGGGTGTTAAAATGAATGACATATACTCACTATTCTGTCAAAATCCTAATATTCTATCTCTGAACTGTACTAAAAATCTTTGGCATGCATTGTACTTTTTATTGGAGATAGGATTAGAGATCGAAAGAATTGCAAATATTGTATCTACACATATACAACTTCTGGGTTCACATTCTCTGAAGGGACCAAAGACTGTTTTGAGGGGCTTCAAGGGTGACAAGTGTCGTTTATGTCAGACTATAAAAGATGACCCTTTGAATTTGTTCAGATTAGcttcaaaatcaaaatctaaCGTGGAGAAAATGACTTCCCAGGACCCAGGAAAAGTATTTCAGAAAACTACTTTTTTATTGAGATTAGGTTACTTAGAAAATTCAGATGAGATGGCAAAAGCTTTGAAGCAGTTCCGCGGACGAGGAGACCAGTTACAAGAGAGGTTTGATTGCCTAGTAAACGCTGGTTTGGACTgcaatgttgtaattaatatGATTAAACAGGCTCCCACGACACTGAACCAGGGCAAAGATGTGCTTGAGAAGAAAATTGTTCTACTGAAAACATATTATCCAGTGGAATCTATTGTGTCATTTCCATCTTACCTCTGCTATGATGTGGACAGAGTCCATATTCGGTTTTCAATGTATGCATGGCTGAAGCAAAAGGGTGCTGCAAAACCAACATTATCAGTGAGCACTCTTCTTGCTTGTTCAGATGCTCGCtttgtaaaatattttgttgaCATACATCCAGAAGGTCCAGCAATGTGGGAAAGTTTAAAAAGTTAA